In the Alkaliphilus oremlandii OhILAs genome, one interval contains:
- a CDS encoding type IV pilus twitching motility protein PilT, with product MNIIELVNKATIIKASDIHITVGLPPVVRINGKLENLGESKLSPNDTKNLVYATLSEKQVEVLEQNGEIDTSFSSPGAGRYRVNAYKQRGSYGMALRIIPLEIPSAEAIGLPAVAKELARLPRGLILVTGPTGSGKSTTLASMINQINHERECHILTLEDPIEYLHKHHKSIVNQREIGTDSRSFATGLRAALRQDPDVILVGEMRDLETISIALTAAETGHLVLSTLHTNGAAKTVDRIIDVFPPHQQQQVRIQFSSAIQAIISQQLLPKVDSSGRVAAFEVMVATPAIRNLIREDKNHQIDTAIQTGAKFQMQTMDASLLELYKKGIITKDTALMQAINQENIRKYII from the coding sequence ATGAATATAATTGAATTGGTAAATAAAGCCACCATAATCAAAGCATCAGATATTCATATCACAGTGGGATTACCTCCAGTTGTAAGGATCAATGGGAAACTTGAAAACCTTGGAGAAAGCAAATTAAGTCCAAATGACACTAAGAATTTGGTGTACGCTACTTTAAGTGAAAAGCAGGTAGAGGTTTTGGAACAAAATGGAGAAATTGACACCTCTTTTTCAAGTCCGGGAGCAGGACGATATAGGGTGAATGCTTATAAACAAAGAGGATCCTATGGCATGGCACTGAGAATAATTCCATTAGAAATACCCAGTGCAGAGGCAATTGGACTTCCTGCTGTCGCAAAAGAGCTTGCAAGGCTGCCGAGAGGACTGATTCTAGTTACGGGCCCTACTGGCAGTGGAAAATCTACAACTTTAGCCTCTATGATCAATCAAATCAATCACGAAAGAGAATGTCATATATTAACTTTAGAAGATCCCATAGAGTATTTACATAAACATCATAAAAGTATCGTAAATCAAAGGGAGATCGGAACAGACTCAAGGTCTTTTGCTACAGGGCTTAGGGCAGCGTTAAGACAGGATCCAGATGTTATTTTAGTAGGAGAGATGAGAGACTTAGAAACCATATCCATAGCACTGACCGCCGCAGAAACAGGTCATCTTGTACTATCTACTTTACACACCAATGGCGCTGCAAAAACAGTGGATCGGATCATTGATGTGTTTCCGCCACATCAGCAGCAGCAGGTTCGAATACAATTTTCATCTGCAATTCAAGCCATCATATCTCAGCAGTTACTTCCAAAGGTAGATTCATCTGGAAGGGTAGCGGCTTTTGAAGTGATGGTAGCCACACCAGCCATCAGGAACCTCATAAGAGAGGATAAGAACCACCAGATTGATACAGCGATACAAACTGGAGCAAAATTTCAAATGCAGACAATGGACGCATCTCTATTGGAGCTTTATAAGAAAGGAATTATAACGAAAGACACTGCATTAATGCAGGCTATCAACCAAGAAAATATTAGAAAGTATATTATTTAG